The genomic region GTTGACTCCCACTGGAGTGTACAAACATGAAGCGATATTCATTTTGATTCTTACGTGCCATAGAGTCCAGACGAGCACCCACAAGTCCAAACAATGCTTTTTTCCACATCGGAAAATGGCTATCCGCTGCAAAACGATAATTGGGTCCCGCTTTCAAAGAAACTAATTGCCCCTGTGGTTTCAAAATGCTCAGTTCAGCTTTAATTTCCTCTGCACCCAAGGTGTCGATCACATAATCGATATCGGACAGGATATCAGCATAATGCTCCGTTTTATAATTAATAAATTGATCTGCTCCGATCGACAGTGTACGTGATCTGCCTCTTTCGCTGCCACTTGTAATCACTGTTAGCCCCATGGACTTGGCAATCGGGATAGCCATCGCACCGAATCCACCGGTTCCTCCAGGTATAAACAGCTTTTTATTCGGTTCAGCTCGGAGTACATCATGCAGTGCTTGATACGCGGTCAAGGCAGTAAGGGGGACTGCAGCAGCTTCGATAAAAGAAAGATTTTCAGGCATAATGGATAAGGCATCCTCATGTACAGCCGCATATTCAGCAAAAGCCCCAATTTTATTCAAAGGCAATCTGGCATAAACCGAATCCCCCACTTTAAATTTCAAAACATCATCACCGACAGCTTCAATGACACCAGATAGTTCATTCCCTAAAGTTAGAGGTAACCTATAGTCGGCAATCATCCGAACACTGCCATTCATATTCAAGATATCCAGTGGATTTACACCCGCAGCTTTTACTCTGATGAGGACCTCATGACTCTGAATCTGAGGTGTCTCAATATCATTGATTTCCATTTGGATATTTTTGGAGTATTTCCGTATTTGGACTGCTCTCATCATTTATCCTCTTCCTTTGCTTATAGACTAGGATCATGGCGCGCAATGTTCAGTTGTACGCCATGTATCCAGGCTTGGCTTTGTGCTAGTGTTGCCCCTCTTGTGACT from Paenibacillus sp. FSL R5-0341 harbors:
- a CDS encoding NADP-dependent oxidoreductase — encoded protein: MRAVQIRKYSKNIQMEINDIETPQIQSHEVLIRVKAAGVNPLDILNMNGSVRMIADYRLPLTLGNELSGVIEAVGDDVLKFKVGDSVYARLPLNKIGAFAEYAAVHEDALSIMPENLSFIEAAAVPLTALTAYQALHDVLRAEPNKKLFIPGGTGGFGAMAIPIAKSMGLTVITSGSERGRSRTLSIGADQFINYKTEHYADILSDIDYVIDTLGAEEIKAELSILKPQGQLVSLKAGPNYRFAADSHFPMWKKALFGLVGARLDSMARKNQNEYRFMFVHSSGSQLQKITALIEKEDIKPSIDSTYTFDEIEKALIKVSTGHSQGKVILTF